In Comamonadaceae bacterium OS-1, a single window of DNA contains:
- the gltX gene encoding glutamate--tRNA ligase codes for MKTRTRFAPSPTGFIHLGNIRSALYPWAFARATGGDFILRIEDTDVERSTQVAVDVIIEGMQWLGLDYDEGPFYQMQRMDRYKAVLADMVAAGHVYPCYMSVAELDALRDAQMEAKEKPRYDGTWRPADGKTLPPIPAGVQPVLRFKNPQGGSVVWEDKVKGRIEISNDELDDLVIARPDGTPTYNFCVVVDDLDMDITHVIRGDDHVNNTPRQINIFRALGKEPPVYAHLPTVLNELGEKMSKRNGAKPVTQYAVEGYLPDAMVNYLARLGWSHGDDEIFSREQFLQWFNLDHLGKSAAQFDEAKLRWVNAQHLKAMADDALAALVAVHLQAKGIVADERLPAICGLFKDRCDTTVVLADWAATFYADVTPKAEELAQHVTPAIQPALALLREKLAGCTWDKPSIAAAIKEVLAAQGLKMPQLAMPVRVLVMGTAQTPSLDAVLFLSSREKVLQRLQNL; via the coding sequence ATGAAGACCCGTACCCGTTTTGCCCCATCGCCCACCGGTTTCATCCACCTGGGCAACATCCGTTCTGCCCTATACCCCTGGGCCTTTGCCCGCGCCACCGGCGGTGATTTCATTCTGCGCATCGAAGACACCGATGTGGAACGCTCCACCCAGGTCGCGGTGGACGTGATCATCGAAGGCATGCAGTGGCTGGGCCTGGACTACGACGAAGGCCCGTTCTACCAAATGCAGCGCATGGACCGTTACAAAGCCGTGCTGGCCGATATGGTGGCGGCCGGGCATGTCTATCCCTGCTATATGTCGGTGGCCGAGCTTGATGCCCTGCGCGACGCGCAAATGGAAGCCAAGGAAAAGCCGCGTTATGACGGCACCTGGCGGCCCGCAGACGGCAAAACCCTGCCGCCCATTCCCGCAGGCGTGCAGCCCGTGCTGCGTTTCAAGAACCCGCAGGGCGGCTCGGTGGTGTGGGAAGACAAGGTCAAGGGCCGCATCGAGATCAGCAACGACGAGCTGGACGACCTGGTGATCGCCCGCCCCGACGGCACGCCCACCTACAACTTCTGCGTGGTGGTGGACGACCTGGACATGGACATCACCCACGTCATCCGGGGCGACGACCACGTCAACAACACGCCGCGCCAGATCAATATCTTCCGCGCCCTGGGCAAAGAGCCACCGGTGTACGCCCATTTGCCTACCGTGCTCAATGAGCTGGGCGAGAAGATGAGCAAGCGCAATGGTGCCAAGCCGGTGACGCAGTACGCCGTGGAGGGCTACCTGCCCGATGCCATGGTCAATTACCTGGCCCGCCTGGGCTGGAGCCATGGCGACGATGAAATCTTCAGCCGCGAACAATTCCTGCAGTGGTTCAACCTGGACCACCTGGGCAAGAGCGCCGCGCAGTTCGACGAGGCCAAGCTGCGCTGGGTCAACGCCCAACATTTGAAGGCCATGGCCGACGACGCACTGGCGGCGCTGGTCGCCGTGCATCTGCAAGCCAAGGGCATCGTCGCTGACGAGCGCCTGCCCGCGATCTGCGGCTTGTTCAAAGACCGCTGCGACACCACGGTGGTGCTGGCCGATTGGGCCGCTACCTTTTACGCCGATGTCACGCCCAAAGCCGAAGAGCTGGCACAGCACGTCACCCCGGCCATCCAGCCTGCGCTGGCATTGTTGCGCGAGAAGCTGGCGGGCTGCACCTGGGACAAGCCCAGCATCGCCGCCGCCATCAAGGAAGTGCTGGCGGCGCAGGGCCTGAAGATGCCCCAACTGGCCATGCCGGTGCGCGTGCTGGTGATGGGCACGGCCCAGACGCCATCGCTGGACGCGGTGCTTTTTTTAAGTTCTCGCGAAAAAGTTTTGCAACGCTTGCAAAACCTGTAA